A DNA window from Xanthomonas campestris pv. campestris str. ATCC 33913 contains the following coding sequences:
- a CDS encoding class I SAM-dependent methyltransferase, with product MSTHVAAQFGPQAQAYLQSEVHAQGAEFAELRAGLAGHRNGRLLDLGCGAGHVSFQLAPLMDEVVAYDLSADMLEVVAATAADRGLTQMRTLQGVAERLPFESGSMDVVVSRYSAHHWSDLGQALREVRRVLRPGGIAALIDVVAPGLPLLDTHLQAIELLRDTSHVRDYSVAQWLQVVGDAGLHVQRHHCQRLQLDYLTWVDRMRTPEVLRAAIRALQDTAVDDVRDYFQIGADGSFSTDVLVLWATR from the coding sequence TTGAGCACGCACGTTGCGGCGCAGTTCGGGCCGCAGGCGCAGGCGTATCTGCAGAGCGAGGTGCATGCACAGGGCGCCGAATTCGCTGAACTTCGCGCGGGCCTGGCAGGTCATCGCAACGGGCGTTTGCTCGACCTGGGCTGTGGCGCCGGGCATGTGAGTTTTCAGCTGGCGCCGTTGATGGATGAGGTGGTCGCCTACGATCTATCCGCCGATATGCTTGAAGTCGTGGCGGCCACCGCCGCCGACCGCGGCCTGACCCAAATGCGTACCTTGCAGGGCGTCGCCGAGCGGCTGCCGTTCGAGTCCGGCAGTATGGACGTGGTGGTCAGCCGGTATTCGGCGCACCACTGGAGTGACCTGGGCCAGGCACTGCGTGAGGTGCGGCGGGTGCTGCGCCCCGGCGGAATCGCCGCACTGATCGACGTGGTGGCACCAGGGCTGCCGCTGCTCGATACGCATCTGCAGGCGATCGAGTTACTGCGCGACACCAGCCATGTGCGCGACTACAGCGTGGCGCAGTGGCTGCAGGTGGTGGGCGATGCTGGCCTGCACGTACAGCGTCATCATTGCCAACGCCTGCAGCTGGATTACCTGACCTGGGTCGATCGCATGCGTACGCCGGAGGTGCTGCGCGCAGCCATTCGCGCGCTGCAGGACACGGCGGTGGATGACGTGCGCGATTACTTCCAGATTGGCGCCGATGGTTCTTTCAGCACCGATGTGCTGGTGCTGTGGGCGACACGTTGA
- a CDS encoding threonine dehydratase — MPDSGRPTTQEPDVGEVAVSVADVLAAQARLRKYLSPTPLHYAERFGVWLKLENLQRTGSYKVRGALNALLAGLERGDERPVICASAGNHAQGVAWSAYRLGVQAITVMPHGAPQTKIAGVAHWGATVRQHGNSYDEAFAFARELADQNGYRFLSAFDDPDVIAGQGTVGIELAAHAPDVVIVPIGGGGLASGVALALKSQGVRIVGAQVEGVDSMARAVRGDLREITPVATLADGVKVKIPGFLTRRLCSSLLDDVVIVREAELRETLVRLALEEHVIAEGAGALALAAGRRVSGKRKCAVVSGGNIDATVLATLLSEVRPRPPRKPRRRNTERLRNERSTKASPPSIAIPRPSAVASTPVTAIAVEESSW, encoded by the coding sequence ATGCCTGATTCCGGCCGCCCGACCACGCAGGAGCCAGACGTAGGCGAGGTCGCCGTCAGCGTGGCCGACGTGCTGGCCGCGCAGGCACGCCTGCGCAAGTACCTATCGCCCACACCACTGCATTACGCCGAACGCTTCGGCGTGTGGCTGAAGCTGGAAAATCTGCAGCGCACCGGCTCCTACAAGGTACGTGGCGCATTGAATGCGCTGCTGGCCGGACTGGAGCGCGGCGATGAGCGCCCGGTCATCTGCGCCTCGGCCGGCAACCATGCTCAGGGCGTGGCGTGGTCGGCGTATCGGTTGGGCGTGCAGGCCATCACGGTGATGCCGCACGGTGCGCCGCAGACCAAGATCGCCGGCGTGGCCCACTGGGGCGCCACGGTGCGCCAGCACGGCAACAGTTACGACGAAGCCTTCGCCTTTGCGCGCGAGCTGGCCGACCAGAACGGCTATCGCTTTCTGTCTGCGTTCGACGACCCGGATGTGATCGCCGGACAAGGCACGGTGGGTATCGAGTTGGCCGCGCATGCACCGGATGTGGTGATCGTGCCGATCGGCGGCGGTGGCCTGGCCTCCGGCGTGGCGTTGGCGCTGAAGTCGCAGGGCGTACGCATCGTCGGCGCGCAGGTGGAAGGCGTGGACTCCATGGCCCGCGCCGTGCGCGGCGACCTGCGCGAAATCACCCCGGTCGCCACCCTGGCCGATGGCGTGAAGGTCAAGATTCCCGGCTTCCTGACCCGTCGTCTGTGCTCGAGCCTGCTCGACGACGTGGTGATCGTGCGCGAGGCCGAATTGCGCGAGACGCTGGTGCGTCTGGCACTGGAAGAGCACGTCATTGCCGAAGGCGCCGGCGCACTCGCGCTGGCCGCCGGTCGCCGTGTTTCCGGCAAACGTAAATGTGCGGTGGTCTCTGGCGGTAATATCGACGCGACTGTCCTGGCCACCCTGTTATCCGAGGTGCGGCCGCGTCCGCCACGCAAGCCGCGCCGTCGCAATACCGAGCGGCTCCGCAACGAACGCAGCACCAAAGCATCACCGCCATCCATTGCTATTCCCCGCCCATCCGCAGTCGCATCAACGCCTGTCACCGCCATCGCAGTAGAGGAGTCTTCCTGGTGA
- the leuB gene encoding 3-isopropylmalate dehydrogenase: protein MSKQILILPGDGIGPEIMAEAVKVLTRIDTQHTLGVTLVYDELGGAAYDKYGSPLADETLERARAADAVLLGAVGGPQWDTIDPALRPERGLLKIRSQLGLFANLRPALLYPQLADASTLKPEVVSGLDLLILRELTGGIYFGQPRGTRTLDNGERQAYDTLPYSESEIRRIAKAGFEMARLRGKKLCSVDKANVLASSQLWRAVVEEVAKDYPDIALSHMYVDNAAMQLVRAPKQFDVIVTDNMFGDILSDQASMLTGSIGMLPSASLDANSKGMYEPCHGSAPDIAGQGIANPLATILSVAMMLRYTFAQAAAADAIEAAVGKVLDQGLRTADIWSEGTTKVGTAAMGDAVVAAL, encoded by the coding sequence ATGAGCAAGCAGATTCTGATTCTTCCCGGCGACGGCATCGGCCCGGAAATCATGGCCGAAGCGGTCAAGGTGCTGACGCGTATCGATACCCAGCACACTCTTGGCGTCACCCTGGTGTACGACGAACTGGGCGGCGCCGCATACGACAAATACGGCAGCCCGCTGGCCGACGAAACGCTGGAGCGTGCGCGCGCTGCCGATGCCGTGCTGTTGGGCGCGGTCGGTGGCCCGCAGTGGGACACCATCGATCCGGCACTGCGTCCGGAACGCGGCTTGCTGAAGATCCGTTCGCAACTCGGCCTGTTTGCCAACCTGCGCCCCGCGTTGCTGTATCCGCAGCTGGCCGATGCCTCCACGCTCAAGCCCGAGGTGGTGTCCGGATTGGATCTGCTGATCCTGCGCGAGCTTACCGGCGGCATTTACTTCGGCCAGCCACGCGGCACGCGCACGCTGGACAATGGCGAGCGCCAGGCCTACGACACGTTGCCTTACAGCGAAAGCGAAATCCGCCGCATCGCCAAGGCCGGTTTCGAGATGGCCCGCCTGCGCGGCAAGAAGTTGTGCTCGGTCGACAAGGCCAATGTGCTGGCGTCCAGCCAGCTGTGGCGCGCCGTCGTCGAAGAAGTGGCCAAGGACTATCCAGATATCGCGTTGTCGCATATGTACGTGGACAACGCGGCGATGCAGCTGGTGCGCGCGCCCAAGCAGTTCGATGTGATCGTCACCGACAACATGTTCGGCGACATCCTCTCCGACCAGGCCTCGATGCTTACCGGGTCCATCGGCATGCTGCCCTCGGCTTCGCTCGATGCCAACAGCAAGGGCATGTATGAGCCCTGCCACGGGTCAGCACCGGACATTGCCGGGCAGGGCATTGCCAACCCGTTGGCCACGATTCTGTCGGTCGCCATGATGTTGCGTTACACCTTTGCACAGGCGGCAGCGGCGGATGCGATTGAGGCAGCTGTTGGTAAGGTGCTCGATCAGGGACTGCGCACGGCCGACATCTGGTCGGAAGGCACCACCAAGGTGGGCACGGCTGCGATGGGTGATGCAGTGGTGGCTGCGCTGTAA
- the leuD gene encoding 3-isopropylmalate dehydratase small subunit codes for MTPFTQHTGLVAPLDRANVDTDQIIPKQFLKSIKRTGFGPNLFDEWRYLDIGEPGRDNSTRPLNQEFVLNFPRYQGASVLLARENFGCGSSREHAPWALDEYGFRAVIAPSFADIFYNNSFKNGLLPIVLAEAEMDALFEQCLGNEGYQLTVDLAAQRVRRPDGVEYAFEIDAFRKHCLLNGLDDIGLTLQDADAIGRFEQGHRAQQPWLFGALQ; via the coding sequence ATGACCCCTTTTACCCAACACACCGGACTGGTCGCGCCGCTGGATCGTGCCAACGTCGATACCGACCAGATCATTCCCAAGCAATTCCTCAAGTCGATCAAGCGCACCGGTTTCGGCCCAAATCTGTTCGATGAGTGGCGCTATTTGGACATCGGCGAGCCGGGCCGCGACAACAGCACGCGCCCGCTCAACCAGGAGTTCGTGCTCAATTTTCCGCGTTACCAGGGCGCCAGCGTGCTGCTGGCACGCGAGAACTTCGGCTGCGGCTCTTCGCGCGAACATGCGCCGTGGGCACTGGACGAATACGGCTTCCGCGCAGTGATTGCGCCGAGTTTTGCAGACATCTTCTACAACAACAGTTTCAAGAACGGCCTGCTGCCGATCGTGCTGGCAGAGGCGGAAATGGATGCCTTGTTCGAGCAGTGCCTGGGGAACGAAGGCTACCAACTCACCGTCGATCTGGCCGCGCAGCGCGTGCGCCGGCCCGATGGTGTGGAGTACGCGTTCGAGATCGATGCATTCCGCAAGCACTGCCTGCTCAATGGGCTCGACGATATCGGCCTGACCTTGCAGGACGCCGACGCGATTGGCCGCTTCGAGCAAGGGCATCGCGCGCAACAGCCGTGGTTGTTCGGCGCGCTGCAGTGA
- a CDS encoding 2-isopropylmalate synthase: protein MNTTVSNQTPHIRIFDTTLRDGEQSPGCSMTPQQKLVMARALDALGVDIIETGFPASSYSDREAVAMMGRELRRPTLAVLSRCLQADIEISARALEAAANPRLHVFLSTSPLHREHKLRMSREQVLESVHKHVTLARGYIDDIEFSAEDATRTEEDFLAEVTRVAIAAGATTINLPDTVGFTTPEEIRGMFSRLIASVEGAEKVIFSTHCHNDLGLAAANSLAAIEGGARQVECTINGIGERAGNCALEEITMALKVRGAFYNLDTAINTPRIVSTSQLLQRLVGMPVQRNKAVVGGNAFAHESGIHQHGMLRHRGTYEIMRPEDVGWESSQMVLGRHSGRAAVEQRLRALGYLLEEDEAKLVFEQFKALCEKQRVVTDADLQALMQDATVQEGYRLASMTISDVGSRANALVELSDPDGNRVAETAQGNGPVDALFGALASATGVKLELDSYQVHSVGIGADARGEASLSVRHDGVEYEGTGTSKDIIEASALAWLDVANRLLRQRERGVVAGKTAAVA from the coding sequence GTGAACACGACCGTATCCAACCAGACCCCGCATATCCGAATTTTCGACACCACCCTGCGCGACGGCGAGCAATCCCCCGGCTGCAGCATGACGCCCCAACAAAAGCTGGTCATGGCGCGCGCGCTGGACGCGCTTGGCGTGGACATCATCGAAACCGGTTTCCCGGCCAGCTCGTATTCCGACCGCGAAGCGGTGGCGATGATGGGCCGCGAATTGCGCCGCCCCACCCTGGCGGTGCTGTCGCGCTGCCTGCAGGCCGATATCGAGATCTCTGCCCGTGCACTGGAAGCGGCCGCCAACCCGCGCCTGCATGTGTTCCTGTCCACCAGCCCGCTGCACCGCGAGCACAAGCTGCGCATGAGCCGCGAGCAGGTGCTGGAATCGGTGCACAAGCACGTGACGCTGGCGCGCGGCTACATCGACGACATCGAGTTCTCGGCCGAAGATGCCACGCGCACCGAAGAAGATTTCCTGGCCGAAGTGACACGCGTGGCCATCGCCGCAGGTGCGACCACGATCAACCTGCCGGACACGGTGGGTTTCACCACGCCGGAAGAAATCCGCGGCATGTTCTCGCGGCTGATCGCCAGCGTCGAAGGTGCCGAGAAGGTGATCTTCAGCACGCACTGCCACAACGACCTGGGCCTGGCGGCTGCCAACTCGCTGGCCGCAATCGAAGGCGGCGCGCGCCAGGTGGAATGCACCATCAACGGCATCGGCGAACGCGCCGGCAATTGCGCGCTGGAAGAAATCACCATGGCCCTGAAGGTGCGTGGTGCGTTCTACAACCTGGACACCGCAATCAATACGCCGCGCATCGTCTCCACTTCGCAGCTGCTGCAGCGTTTGGTTGGCATGCCGGTGCAGCGCAACAAGGCGGTGGTGGGCGGCAACGCGTTCGCGCATGAATCGGGCATCCACCAGCACGGCATGCTGCGTCACCGCGGCACTTACGAAATCATGCGCCCGGAAGATGTGGGCTGGGAGTCGTCGCAGATGGTGCTGGGCCGCCACAGCGGCCGCGCGGCAGTGGAACAGCGCCTGCGCGCGCTGGGTTACCTGCTGGAGGAAGATGAGGCCAAGCTGGTGTTCGAACAGTTCAAGGCATTGTGCGAAAAGCAGCGCGTCGTCACCGACGCCGACCTGCAAGCCTTGATGCAGGACGCCACCGTGCAGGAAGGCTACCGCCTGGCCTCGATGACCATCAGCGATGTCGGCAGCCGCGCCAATGCACTGGTTGAGCTGTCCGACCCGGACGGCAATCGCGTTGCAGAAACGGCGCAAGGCAATGGCCCGGTAGACGCGCTATTCGGCGCGCTGGCGTCGGCCACCGGTGTGAAGCTGGAATTGGACAGCTACCAGGTACACAGCGTAGGCATCGGCGCCGATGCCCGCGGCGAAGCCAGCCTGAGCGTGCGCCACGACGGCGTGGAATACGAAGGCACCGGCACCAGCAAGGACATCATCGAGGCCAGTGCCCTGGCCTGGCTCGATGTTGCCAACCGCCTGCTGCGTCAGCGCGAGCGTGGCGTGGTGGCGGGGAAGACGGCGGCGGTGGCGTAA